In a genomic window of Candidatus Poribacteria bacterium:
- a CDS encoding response regulator produces the protein MDERKRILVIDDELSIRKLLKMELEEEGYEVVVAEDGIDALDKLSKERFDLITLDIRMPNMDGIEFLTRVREKDKKVPIIICTAYGTHKRDLVVWGADDYVIKSGDLTELKERIKARLEGGGG, from the coding sequence ATGGACGAGAGGAAAAGGATTCTGGTGATAGACGATGAGCTCAGCATAAGGAAACTGTTGAAGATGGAGCTCGAGGAGGAGGGATATGAGGTGGTCGTGGCGGAGGACGGGATTGACGCGCTGGATAAGCTCTCCAAGGAGAGGTTCGACCTCATAACCCTTGATATCCGTATGCCTAATATGGATGGGATAGAATTCCTGACCAGGGTCAGGGAGAAGGACAAGAAAGTGCCGATCATCATCTGTACCGCATACGGAACCCATAAGCGGGATCTTGTGGTGTGGGGCGCGGATGACTATGTGATAAAGTCGGGCGATCTGACGGAGCTGAAGGAGAGGATCAAAGCCCGCCTTGAGGGGGGAGGAGGAT
- a CDS encoding tetratricopeptide repeat protein, translated as MKKFYIIEAIVLAAFVLGIFIGRAMMSEDRYFRNYYDDAAKAYQKAVKLDTPPVSSDEPKRLKKVLGLYRKVFEKYRDSSVADDALFTLASRIPPGDEDAFILFRKLIREYPDSDYVDDALYAIGMGHFKKKNYDRAMRVFSQLIEQYPTSPLVDESKFNRAMCYYGLQDWKRAMEEFTKFEEEYRSSELMPAVRFYIGMIYYNEQDYDKALVEFKNLVDLANEKYSPKALFQIGLIHFNRKEYEDAIESFREVVERYPNDEMAEEAQFNIAWTYDVEGKREEALKEFQNLLQKYPSTKFLSTAYKVMARIYVNLGQTEKAVEMYRKIAENKSLDYDTRRSAQYAIGRIYEKKGDYVKAIQEYERLLKDFPEPHSEPAHPSNEIDEGYINRLKDKISQPG; from the coding sequence GTGAAGAAGTTCTACATCATCGAGGCCATCGTCTTAGCTGCCTTTGTCCTGGGGATTTTCATCGGGCGAGCTATGATGAGCGAGGACAGATATTTTCGTAACTATTATGACGACGCTGCCAAAGCCTATCAGAAAGCGGTCAAACTTGATACCCCTCCGGTCAGCTCCGATGAGCCCAAACGGCTCAAGAAGGTGCTCGGCCTTTATAGAAAGGTGTTTGAGAAATACAGGGATAGCTCCGTTGCCGATGACGCCCTCTTCACTCTTGCCTCTAGAATCCCTCCCGGCGATGAGGATGCCTTCATCCTTTTCAGGAAGCTCATAAGGGAATATCCGGATAGCGACTATGTGGATGACGCCCTCTACGCCATAGGTATGGGCCATTTCAAGAAGAAGAATTACGACAGGGCGATGAGGGTCTTCTCACAGCTTATCGAGCAATATCCCACCAGCCCGCTCGTGGATGAGTCGAAGTTCAACAGGGCGATGTGTTACTATGGACTGCAGGATTGGAAGAGGGCGATGGAGGAGTTCACGAAATTCGAGGAGGAGTACCGCAGCAGCGAGCTTATGCCGGCCGTGAGGTTCTACATAGGCATGATATACTATAACGAGCAGGATTATGATAAGGCGCTTGTGGAGTTCAAAAACCTGGTTGACCTCGCCAACGAGAAATATTCCCCCAAGGCGCTCTTTCAGATAGGACTCATACATTTCAACAGGAAGGAGTATGAGGACGCCATAGAATCCTTCAGAGAAGTGGTCGAGAGATATCCGAACGATGAGATGGCGGAGGAGGCTCAGTTCAATATAGCCTGGACATACGACGTGGAGGGCAAGAGAGAGGAAGCCTTAAAGGAGTTTCAAAATCTCCTGCAGAAATACCCAAGCACGAAGTTCCTCAGCACCGCCTACAAGGTGATGGCGCGGATCTATGTGAATCTGGGACAGACGGAAAAGGCGGTGGAGATGTATCGAAAGATCGCCGAGAATAAATCCCTCGATTACGATACCCGCCGCAGCGCACAATATGCCATAGGTAGGATCTACGAGAAGAAAGGCGATTACGTCAAGGCTATTCAGGAGTATGAGAGACTGCTCAAAGACTTCCCCGAGCCGCATTCCGAACCGGCTCACCCGTCAAACGAGATAGACGAGGGTTATATAAATAGGTTGAAGGATAAGATATCACAGCCAGGATGA
- a CDS encoding LamG domain-containing protein — protein MRESWIVLILGVMLLTSPMAIGDLDPSIVIYFSFDKIEGDKVPDLSGNGNDGTIHGAKAVDGKYGKALEFDGKNAYVEVPANPTLDISDGITLMAWIFKPEILLGNLGETIISKKQGGAYCLEVSGWENAVPEKLDSEMRISGTYHRIADSDPLPLNKWVHAAVTYDGKKIRLYRDGKQVAEGNWPGKIDINTANLYVGAESDGAKPDARHGRFKGIIDEVIVANRPFSEDEIGEYMTGFTPVTSKGKLTLMWGKIKTGWSR, from the coding sequence ATGAGAGAATCTTGGATCGTTTTAATTCTCGGTGTGATGCTCCTGACGAGTCCGATGGCGATAGGCGACCTAGATCCTTCCATCGTGATCTATTTCTCCTTCGATAAGATCGAGGGCGATAAGGTCCCTGACCTCTCGGGCAACGGAAACGATGGAACGATCCATGGTGCTAAGGCGGTAGACGGTAAATATGGCAAGGCGTTGGAGTTTGACGGCAAGAACGCCTATGTCGAAGTGCCTGCCAACCCCACTTTAGATATCTCCGACGGGATAACGCTGATGGCGTGGATCTTCAAGCCTGAGATACTGCTTGGAAACCTGGGCGAGACGATCATATCCAAGAAGCAGGGTGGCGCGTACTGTCTGGAAGTCAGCGGCTGGGAGAACGCTGTACCGGAGAAGCTGGACTCCGAAATGCGGATCTCCGGCACTTACCACAGAATCGCCGATTCAGATCCGCTCCCTCTCAATAAGTGGGTGCATGCGGCGGTTACCTATGATGGCAAAAAGATACGGTTATACCGCGACGGCAAACAGGTGGCGGAGGGAAATTGGCCGGGGAAAATAGACATAAACACCGCTAACCTTTACGTCGGAGCCGAGTCGGACGGAGCCAAACCGGATGCAAGGCACGGCCGGTTTAAGGGGATAATAGACGAGGTGATCGTCGCCAATCGTCCGTTCTCAGAGGATGAGATCGGGGAATATATGACGGGATTCACCCCTGTCACCTCAAAGGGGAAGCTCACCCTGATGTGGGGTAAGATCAAGACGGGTTGGAGTCGGTGA
- a CDS encoding DUF2007 domain-containing protein, with amino-acid sequence MPERFITVATFDNPFKAHLAKSRLESSGIECFLSDEFIVTVNWLYSNAVGGVKLQVRESDLERASEILSMGPSDVEVSDWEELDEGPMRPRCPRCNSANVHYERYSRRFMYLSWLFLGIPFLLLKRKWRCDECGYRWRM; translated from the coding sequence ATGCCCGAAAGGTTTATTACAGTTGCGACCTTCGATAATCCCTTTAAGGCTCATCTAGCTAAATCCAGACTGGAATCAAGTGGGATAGAGTGTTTCCTCTCTGACGAATTCATCGTCACCGTTAACTGGCTCTATTCGAACGCCGTTGGAGGAGTTAAGCTACAGGTGAGGGAGTCCGATCTGGAAAGAGCCTCGGAGATCCTCAGCATGGGGCCATCCGATGTCGAGGTTTCAGATTGGGAGGAGCTAGATGAGGGTCCCATGCGGCCCCGATGCCCTAGATGTAATTCCGCCAACGTCCATTATGAGAGATACTCGCGCCGGTTTATGTATCTTTCGTGGTTATTCCTAGGTATACCGTTCCTACTCCTTAAAAGAAAATGGAGATGTGATGAGTGCGGATATCGATGGAGGATGTAA
- a CDS encoding bifunctional phosphoglucose/phosphomannose isomerase, whose translation MDLNERAIAQYDTENMLELLVGFPNQCREAYRIGLSVDLPKSYRYAQNIVISGMGGSAIGGDLIRCVLNRYTVVPIIVNRHYSIPEFVNEKTLFVSSSYSGNTEESIEAFRDAIEAEAMCMAITSNGELERLAVDYYIPTIKIPSGMPPRCALGYTFIPVLTAICRLGFAPNFNLKYELDEAISILEGMSQELSPQNPDNLSIQIARRIYGKIPIFYASQDLEAVYVRWKGQMSENSKSLAYGNCFPEMNHNEIEGWRHPAGLLGKLHVILLRDRFDHERVQRRMDITKELIEGYPDGISEVFSRGEGILARLLSLIYIGDFVSFYLAVLNEENPTPVERIGVLKSRLIE comes from the coding sequence ATGGACTTGAATGAAAGGGCTATAGCGCAGTATGATACCGAAAACATGCTTGAGCTGCTTGTTGGGTTTCCCAATCAGTGTCGTGAGGCATATCGAATAGGATTAAGCGTCGATCTACCGAAAAGTTACAGATACGCTCAGAATATCGTCATATCAGGTATGGGCGGTTCTGCGATAGGCGGAGATCTGATCCGTTGCGTTCTGAATCGATACACCGTCGTGCCGATAATCGTCAACAGACATTACTCGATACCCGAGTTCGTAAACGAGAAAACGCTGTTTGTCAGTTCAAGTTACTCGGGGAATACCGAGGAAAGCATTGAGGCGTTTCGTGATGCGATAGAGGCAGAGGCGATGTGCATGGCGATAACGAGCAACGGTGAGTTAGAGAGGCTTGCCGTTGACTACTATATCCCCACTATTAAAATACCCTCCGGAATGCCGCCCAGATGTGCCTTGGGATATACCTTCATTCCCGTCCTGACAGCAATCTGTCGCCTTGGATTCGCCCCGAACTTCAATCTCAAATATGAGCTGGATGAGGCGATCTCGATACTGGAGGGTATGTCGCAGGAGCTGAGCCCCCAAAATCCAGATAATCTCTCTATTCAGATCGCCCGAAGGATCTACGGTAAGATACCCATCTTTTACGCCTCCCAGGATCTTGAGGCTGTTTATGTCAGATGGAAGGGGCAAATGAGTGAAAACAGCAAGTCGCTTGCCTATGGTAACTGCTTCCCGGAGATGAATCACAACGAGATCGAGGGATGGAGGCATCCCGCCGGGCTTCTGGGTAAGCTTCATGTGATCCTGCTGCGTGATAGATTTGACCATGAACGCGTTCAGAGGAGAATGGATATCACTAAAGAGCTTATCGAGGGATACCCGGACGGAATAAGTGAGGTATTCTCAAGGGGAGAGGGGATTTTGGCTCGATTGCTTTCGCTGATATACATCGGCGACTTCGTCAGCTTCTATCTTGCCGTTTTGAATGAGGAAAATCCTACACCTGTTGAAAGGATCGGGGTTCTCAAATCGCGCCTGATCGAATAA
- a CDS encoding mechanosensitive ion channel family protein, producing the protein MRLGIDFSAYTTKELIATFITLAVIYTVLILLRRYLFSKITDPKKRYAANKIAFYGATFLSVIVLTLIWLSSLSNAAVFISAVSGGGVLALHQTILNMAGWLIIMIRRPYRPGDRVQIGQIKGDVVDVSLFWTTLLEVGEWVEAEQSTGRLVTCPNSTIFTQNVFNYTKGFNFIWNEISLVVTFESNWKAARQIITDIAYKNFNEEVKERVQRQIHAMSKRYMIYYRYLTPIVYVTISDYGVKLTLRYLTEVHKRRSSEVEISTQILDAFSERDDVELAYPTYRIYRRSEESV; encoded by the coding sequence ATGAGGTTGGGAATCGATTTTTCGGCCTATACTACCAAAGAGCTCATAGCCACCTTCATCACCCTCGCCGTCATCTACACCGTGCTCATTTTGCTGCGCAGATACCTCTTCTCGAAGATAACCGATCCCAAAAAACGGTATGCCGCGAACAAGATCGCCTTCTACGGAGCAACCTTCCTGTCGGTCATCGTGCTGACGTTGATCTGGTTGAGCTCCCTATCGAACGCCGCCGTTTTCATAAGCGCTGTGAGCGGGGGCGGCGTTCTGGCCCTTCACCAGACGATCCTCAACATGGCGGGATGGTTGATCATCATGATCAGACGCCCCTACAGACCTGGCGATAGGGTGCAGATCGGCCAGATCAAGGGGGATGTCGTGGACGTGAGCCTCTTTTGGACGACACTGCTTGAGGTCGGCGAGTGGGTTGAGGCCGAGCAGAGCACCGGTCGTCTCGTCACCTGTCCGAACAGTACCATCTTCACACAGAACGTCTTCAACTACACCAAGGGATTCAACTTCATATGGAACGAGATATCCCTCGTCGTCACATTTGAAAGCAACTGGAAGGCGGCGAGACAGATCATCACCGATATCGCGTACAAGAACTTCAACGAGGAGGTTAAAGAACGGGTTCAGCGGCAGATTCACGCGATGAGCAAGCGGTATATGATCTACTATCGATATCTCACGCCGATAGTTTACGTCACGATATCCGATTATGGCGTGAAGCTGACCCTCAGATATCTGACCGAGGTTCACAAACGCCGCTCATCTGAGGTCGAGATCTCGACGCAGATACTTGACGCTTTTTCCGAGAGGGATGACGTGGAGCTGGCATATCCGACCTACAGGATCTACAGGCGTTCGGAGGAATCGGTCTAG
- the thiE gene encoding thiamine phosphate synthase, protein MRFPLRSLYVLTDPNLSRGRSHVEVIREAIAGGAEIVQLRDKSASTRELVQIGETLRRITHEAEVVFIVNDRVDVALAVEADGVHLGAEDMPIGHARRLMGRRIVGASVDNEEEAIRAVEEGADYVAIGPIFPTTTKPDAGPVAGVDMIRRVKEAVDVPVVAIGGINSLNVRQVIEAGADSIAVISAVVSALDVRRAAKVLTEIIKTHRSYYR, encoded by the coding sequence ATGAGGTTTCCTCTGAGATCGCTTTACGTACTGACCGATCCGAACCTGTCTCGTGGCAGAAGCCATGTGGAGGTAATCCGCGAGGCGATAGCAGGTGGGGCGGAGATCGTGCAGCTCAGGGATAAATCCGCCTCGACGAGAGAGCTCGTTCAAATCGGCGAGACATTGAGACGGATCACACATGAGGCGGAAGTGGTCTTTATAGTCAACGATAGGGTTGACGTGGCGTTGGCCGTCGAGGCAGACGGGGTACATCTGGGTGCTGAGGATATGCCGATAGGACACGCTCGCAGGCTGATGGGCAGGAGGATCGTGGGCGCATCGGTGGATAACGAGGAGGAGGCGATCAGGGCCGTCGAGGAGGGTGCGGACTACGTCGCCATCGGCCCGATATTTCCCACCACGACAAAGCCGGACGCGGGGCCGGTCGCCGGCGTGGATATGATCCGTAGGGTGAAGGAGGCCGTGGATGTGCCTGTGGTTGCGATAGGTGGGATAAACTCGCTTAACGTCAGACAGGTCATAGAGGCGGGGGCGGATAGCATCGCCGTTATCTCAGCGGTCGTGTCCGCCCTCGATGTCCGTCGGGCGGCCAAAGTTCTCACTGAGATCATAAAAACTCATCGCTCATATTACCGCTGA
- a CDS encoding glycoside hydrolase family 3 C-terminal domain-containing protein encodes MGVEEIISKMSLKEKIAQLGSISVRDLMEGGRFSPEKARRLIPDGIGQITRVAGWSKLSPKEAAELANDIQKFLKEETRLGIPAIVHEECLSGFMADKATTYPQAIGLASTWEPDLIRRMTSAIRREMRAVGAHQGLSPVLDVLRDPRWGRVEETLGEDHYLVACMGVAYVMGLQGDDLRQGVIATVKHFAAHGFPEGGRNWAPVHMGMREFREIFLFPFEAAVRAAKVKSVMNAYHDLDGVPCAASRELLTDILRGEWGFDGIVVSDYGAIDMLRTAHHTAADKKEAALQALEAGIDVELPGINCYGEPLLQAVEEGLVSESLIDEAVRRVLKVKMELGLFDNPFVSPDDAPAIFDCDEHRSLALEIARKSIVLLKNDDGLLPLKKDLGSVAVIGPNADSARNMLGDYTYTAHLSLGESAVPIVTVLEGIKAKVSEGTVVRYAKGCEVFGGTKDGFPEAIEAAKNSDVVILVLGGKSGLSGTDTCGEFRDRADLGLPGYQRELAEAILSVGKPVVVVFINGRPFSEEWIAENAGAILEAWLPGEEGGNAVADVLFGDYNPAGRLPISVPRTVGQIPINYNRKPASHRDYVFTKGTPLFPFGHGLSYTTFEYSNLEINPDKIGPAGQVTIGLKVKNTGDREGDEVVQLYIRDVVASVTRPVKELKGFKRMTLKPGEEKKVTFKLSADQLAFYDKSVKLVVEPGTFEVMVGSSSENIRLKGSFQIVGERREVVSPRTVFTEIEVT; translated from the coding sequence ATGGGAGTAGAGGAGATAATATCGAAGATGAGCCTGAAGGAGAAGATAGCTCAACTCGGCTCGATCTCGGTGAGGGATCTCATGGAAGGAGGCAGATTTTCGCCCGAAAAGGCCCGCAGACTCATACCCGATGGCATAGGTCAGATAACGCGTGTGGCAGGATGGTCAAAGCTATCGCCCAAAGAGGCTGCCGAATTGGCAAACGATATTCAAAAGTTCCTTAAGGAGGAGACAAGACTCGGGATACCGGCCATAGTTCACGAGGAGTGTCTGAGCGGGTTCATGGCCGACAAGGCCACGACATATCCCCAGGCGATAGGGCTCGCAAGCACATGGGAACCCGATTTGATCCGGCGCATGACATCGGCTATACGCAGAGAGATGCGTGCGGTGGGCGCCCATCAGGGTCTCTCACCCGTGCTGGATGTGCTAAGGGACCCGAGATGGGGCAGGGTCGAGGAGACCTTGGGCGAAGATCACTACCTGGTAGCGTGTATGGGCGTCGCCTATGTGATGGGATTACAGGGCGATGATCTCAGACAGGGCGTGATAGCGACCGTTAAACACTTCGCCGCCCATGGCTTTCCCGAGGGCGGTAGGAACTGGGCGCCCGTGCATATGGGGATGCGAGAGTTCAGGGAGATCTTCCTCTTCCCGTTCGAGGCCGCCGTCAGAGCGGCGAAGGTTAAGTCGGTCATGAACGCATACCATGACCTCGACGGCGTGCCTTGTGCGGCGTCCAGAGAGCTCCTGACCGACATACTGAGAGGAGAATGGGGATTCGATGGGATCGTCGTCTCGGACTACGGCGCGATAGATATGCTCCGTACCGCACATCATACGGCCGCCGATAAAAAGGAGGCAGCCCTTCAGGCCCTGGAGGCGGGAATCGACGTGGAGCTTCCGGGGATAAACTGCTACGGCGAACCTCTGCTTCAGGCCGTTGAAGAGGGACTTGTATCCGAATCCCTGATAGATGAGGCCGTCAGAAGGGTGCTGAAGGTTAAGATGGAGCTCGGTCTTTTCGATAACCCCTTCGTCAGCCCGGATGACGCCCCCGCTATCTTCGACTGCGATGAGCACCGATCGCTGGCTCTGGAGATCGCACGTAAATCCATCGTCCTGCTTAAAAACGATGATGGGCTTCTGCCACTTAAGAAGGATCTCGGCTCGGTAGCCGTCATAGGGCCCAACGCTGATAGCGCCAGAAACATGCTCGGCGATTACACCTATACGGCCCATCTCTCCCTGGGTGAGTCGGCCGTGCCGATAGTAACGGTGCTGGAGGGGATCAAGGCCAAGGTATCGGAGGGGACCGTCGTCCGATATGCCAAAGGATGCGAGGTCTTCGGTGGGACGAAGGATGGATTCCCGGAAGCGATCGAGGCGGCCAAAAATTCCGATGTCGTGATCCTAGTGTTGGGCGGGAAATCCGGTCTTTCGGGCACCGATACGTGTGGCGAATTCCGGGACAGAGCCGATCTCGGTCTGCCAGGATATCAGCGCGAGCTCGCCGAGGCTATACTCAGTGTGGGAAAACCGGTGGTCGTGGTCTTCATAAACGGTAGGCCGTTTTCCGAGGAATGGATCGCGGAGAACGCCGGGGCGATCCTGGAGGCATGGCTGCCGGGTGAGGAAGGAGGAAACGCCGTGGCAGACGTGCTGTTCGGCGATTATAACCCCGCGGGCAGATTGCCCATCTCCGTGCCCCGTACGGTCGGCCAGATCCCCATCAATTATAACCGCAAGCCGGCCTCACATAGGGATTACGTCTTCACCAAGGGCACACCCCTCTTCCCCTTCGGGCATGGACTGAGCTACACCACCTTCGAATACAGCAATCTGGAGATAAACCCCGATAAGATCGGACCGGCAGGGCAGGTCACTATAGGTCTCAAGGTTAAAAACACCGGAGATCGTGAGGGGGATGAGGTGGTGCAGCTCTACATCCGCGATGTGGTGGCGAGCGTCACGAGGCCGGTCAAGGAGCTTAAGGGCTTTAAGAGGATGACGCTGAAACCCGGCGAGGAGAAAAAGGTTACCTTTAAGCTCTCAGCCGATCAACTGGCCTTCTACGATAAATCCGTCAAGCTCGTCGTCGAGCCCGGGACGTTCGAGGTGATGGTCGGGAGCTCCTCTGAGAACATAAGGCTTAAAGGCAGCTTCCAAATCGTCGGCGAAAGGCGGGAGGTCGTCTCGCCGAGGACGGTCTTCACCGAGATCGAGGTCACTTAA
- the galT gene encoding galactose-1-phosphate uridylyltransferase yields MPELRRDPIIDRWVIISTERGKRPSDFGSAQPKRRGGFCPFCYGNEEITPPEILAYRKPGTEPNTPGWLTRVVSNKFPALRIEGELEKVGEGMYDKMSGIGAHEVIIETPEHNSTMGTMDKIFVVNTLKAYKERIIDLTGDKRLKYMMIFKNYGEAAGASLEHPHSQLIATPIVPKRVVEELNGSKRYYSYKERCVFCDMIRQELKDEIRLVEVSDNFISFEPYASRFPFETWILPRKHMTKYEHIDDELIEELAIVLQSTIRKLEITLNYPPYNYILHTTPCREPDDLEYYHWHIEIMPRLTKMAGFEWGTGFYINPTPPEEAAGYLREASEEKEGLKEAVTADVH; encoded by the coding sequence ATGCCGGAGCTAAGAAGAGATCCGATAATCGATAGGTGGGTTATCATCTCCACCGAACGCGGAAAGAGGCCATCTGATTTCGGATCCGCCCAGCCCAAAAGGCGGGGGGGATTTTGCCCCTTCTGTTATGGGAACGAGGAGATCACACCGCCTGAGATCCTGGCTTACAGAAAGCCCGGAACGGAACCGAATACGCCGGGATGGCTGACAAGGGTCGTCAGCAATAAATTTCCCGCCCTGAGGATTGAAGGCGAGCTGGAGAAGGTGGGCGAAGGTATGTATGATAAGATGAGCGGGATCGGCGCTCATGAGGTGATAATCGAAACTCCAGAACACAACTCCACTATGGGAACCATGGATAAGATCTTCGTCGTCAACACCCTTAAGGCCTATAAGGAGAGGATCATAGATCTCACGGGAGATAAAAGGCTTAAATACATGATGATATTCAAGAACTATGGAGAGGCGGCGGGAGCTTCACTGGAGCATCCCCATTCCCAACTCATTGCTACTCCGATCGTGCCCAAGCGCGTGGTCGAGGAGCTCAACGGATCGAAGAGATATTACTCCTACAAGGAGAGGTGCGTCTTCTGCGATATGATCAGACAGGAGCTGAAGGATGAGATCAGATTGGTCGAGGTTTCGGATAACTTCATCTCCTTCGAGCCATATGCCTCCAGGTTTCCGTTTGAGACCTGGATACTCCCCCGTAAACATATGACCAAATACGAACATATCGACGATGAGCTGATAGAAGAGCTCGCTATTGTGCTCCAATCGACCATAAGGAAGCTGGAAATCACCCTGAATTATCCGCCGTATAATTACATACTTCATACGACTCCCTGTCGGGAGCCGGACGATCTGGAATATTATCACTGGCATATCGAGATAATGCCCCGGCTGACGAAGATGGCCGGCTTTGAATGGGGAACGGGATTCTACATAAATCCGACACCGCCTGAGGAGGCGGCGGGATACCTGAGAGAGGCCTCTGAGGAGAAGGAGGGGCTTAAGGAGGCTGTGACGGCAGATGTCCATTGA
- a CDS encoding energy transducer TonB encodes MSIERSKNTLFSLTISLVLHLFLAAIGYLVISGKNQEISEDAISIEMVTRERQKAPRPFMHKEPVSPAPPSTVGLGHKMRIARHVDLPRTYADIGLSARETGLIPPEEDQGRPFVGDILVMEPVNGVRFDRAIRFTAPSSRPEPDLIPEIKPESPGLQSFLSSSSSPQIPLGSMEDLIQIIRRKLESAKRYPPEARRAGYEGTAVVSFTINFDGTLSDVRVISSSGYPVLDRAAVMTIKRAAPFPPLKSYTIERSLTLEVPITFRLKEDSR; translated from the coding sequence ATGTCCATTGAACGATCAAAAAACACCCTCTTCTCACTGACCATATCACTCGTCCTCCACCTTTTTCTGGCGGCCATAGGATATCTCGTGATATCGGGGAAAAACCAGGAGATCAGCGAGGATGCCATCTCCATCGAGATGGTAACTCGGGAGAGACAGAAAGCTCCCCGTCCGTTTATGCATAAAGAGCCCGTCTCTCCCGCACCTCCGTCCACAGTGGGCTTAGGGCATAAGATGAGAATAGCCCGTCACGTTGATCTGCCGCGGACATATGCGGATATCGGATTATCAGCGAGGGAAACCGGGCTGATCCCCCCTGAGGAAGATCAAGGCAGACCGTTTGTAGGCGATATCCTTGTGATGGAGCCCGTGAATGGCGTCAGATTCGACCGCGCCATACGGTTTACAGCGCCTTCAAGCCGACCCGAACCGGATCTGATTCCGGAGATCAAACCGGAGTCGCCGGGACTTCAATCCTTCCTCTCATCCTCCTCATCCCCTCAGATCCCGCTGGGCAGCATGGAGGATCTGATCCAGATCATCCGTCGCAAGCTCGAATCGGCCAAACGGTATCCTCCTGAAGCCCGTCGGGCCGGATATGAGGGCACGGCGGTGGTCTCGTTCACCATCAACTTCGATGGAACCCTCAGCGATGTGAGGGTTATAAGCTCATCCGGATATCCAGTTCTGGATCGGGCGGCGGTTATGACGATAAAGCGCGCCGCACCTTTTCCCCCTCTCAAATCATACACGATCGAACGAAGTCTTACCCTAGAGGTGCCGATAACCTTCAGATTAAAAGAGGATAGCCGATGA
- a CDS encoding terpene cyclase/mutase family protein yields MRRWLCIIIMIAFLVASLGCGGDQKGKKGKELKEPDMSILTKEERNLVASIRRLRVQVKESIRKGAQWLRGKCNDDGSYPGGLGVTSLAMMALMKQPSFKDGFIPRYISDSAEYIARNLNLSAPIRGKTGLWGDVAQKAMAILALIRLNDPRYSDLVRGGLKFLIQAQMDEGEGISPNDPNYGGFGDIYATIFALMAMREGKIAPDDPVWNKAAKFLERCQYYDEVNDQPWASVNSGGFITSPSTSLAGVDDRNRPIPYGSATYAGLLGYLYCGFKPYDMPVRAAFKWVMDNFNFDVNPGLGYKEVGPYYYFMSKSLKSLGNFTVLDSHGVQHRWFNELFSKLKSLQSQDGFWRFESPISDTAFALLALEEGYPRGYPIPGLEFRIKGR; encoded by the coding sequence ATGAGACGATGGCTCTGTATCATCATAATGATAGCTTTTCTCGTTGCATCCCTGGGATGTGGAGGAGATCAAAAAGGGAAAAAGGGGAAAGAGCTCAAGGAACCGGATATGTCCATATTGACCAAGGAGGAACGAAACCTGGTCGCTTCGATCAGAAGGCTGAGGGTACAGGTTAAGGAGAGCATTCGGAAAGGGGCACAATGGCTCAGGGGCAAGTGCAACGATGACGGATCATATCCCGGCGGATTGGGCGTAACCTCCCTGGCGATGATGGCCCTGATGAAACAGCCTTCCTTCAAAGATGGTTTTATCCCGAGGTATATATCCGACAGCGCGGAGTATATAGCTCGAAATCTCAACCTTTCAGCGCCGATAAGGGGTAAAACGGGGTTATGGGGGGATGTCGCACAGAAAGCTATGGCCATCCTCGCCCTCATCCGGTTGAACGATCCGAGATACAGCGATCTTGTGAGAGGAGGTCTGAAGTTTCTCATACAAGCTCAGATGGACGAAGGGGAGGGGATATCGCCGAATGACCCCAATTACGGCGGATTCGGCGATATCTACGCGACCATCTTCGCGCTTATGGCGATGAGAGAAGGGAAGATCGCCCCTGATGATCCGGTCTGGAACAAAGCTGCCAAATTTCTGGAACGTTGTCAGTATTACGATGAGGTGAACGATCAGCCGTGGGCGAGCGTTAACAGCGGCGGTTTCATCACCTCACCTTCAACCAGTCTCGCCGGCGTAGATGATAGGAACAGGCCGATTCCCTACGGCAGCGCCACGTATGCCGGATTGCTGGGATATCTCTACTGCGGTTTCAAACCGTATGATATGCCCGTCAGAGCCGCCTTCAAATGGGTGATGGACAACTTCAATTTCGACGTCAATCCCGGACTGGGGTATAAGGAGGTGGGGCCCTATTACTACTTCATGTCCAAAAGCCTGAAATCGCTGGGAAATTTCACTGTTCTCGACTCCCACGGCGTTCAGCACAGATGGTTTAACGAGCTTTTCTCGAAGCTGAAATCGCTTCAAAGTCAAGATGGCTTCTGGAGGTTTGAATCCCCTATCTCGGACACCGCTTTCGCCCTGCTCGCCCTGGAGGAGGGGTATCCCAGAGGATACCCCATACCGGGGCTGGAGTTCAGGATAAAAGGTCGATGA